One genomic window of Vibrio parahaemolyticus includes the following:
- a CDS encoding DUF6864 domain-containing function, with product MNNYGIPITVSTNGLEVISSGIVHLTTPELTFKIDNLTLKFEFKEDDKGGRYEGKVEDNILKMTLFNFKNSLGEGNPDPIPIASVKGKQLYITYYVNSFNGGEMREFHYTFMLGAING from the coding sequence ATGAATAACTATGGTATACCAATCACCGTGTCAACCAATGGACTGGAAGTTATTTCTTCAGGCATCGTTCATCTGACAACCCCTGAACTAACTTTCAAAATTGATAATTTAACTCTCAAATTTGAATTTAAAGAGGATGACAAGGGTGGGAGATATGAAGGTAAGGTAGAAGACAACATACTTAAAATGACTCTATTCAACTTCAAAAATTCACTGGGAGAGGGGAATCCTGACCCAATCCCTATCGCTTCGGTAAAAGGGAAGCAGCTTTATATTACTTACTACGTGAACAGTTTCAACGGTGGAGAAATGAGGGAGTTTCACTATACATTTATGCTTGGAGCAATTAATGGCTGA
- a CDS encoding GNAT family N-acetyltransferase, whose product MITIRNYSVEDAKALWDIHFYTIRNINIRDYSQAQVEAWAPERLEPSVWEKRMKGLSPFVAEIDGVIVGYTDLQASGLIDHFFCHHEYQGKGVGKALMNHVFKVGNSRGIKRYFSEVSITARPFYEHFGFKVVQAQEMEVRGQKLRNFVMEKYS is encoded by the coding sequence ATGATTACAATTAGAAATTACAGCGTAGAAGATGCCAAAGCACTATGGGATATTCACTTTTATACAATTCGGAATATTAATATTCGTGACTATTCTCAAGCTCAAGTCGAAGCTTGGGCTCCAGAACGTCTAGAACCGTCAGTCTGGGAAAAACGGATGAAAGGGTTATCTCCATTTGTTGCTGAAATAGACGGTGTCATTGTTGGCTACACAGATTTGCAAGCTAGTGGGCTTATAGACCATTTCTTTTGTCACCATGAGTATCAAGGCAAAGGTGTAGGTAAAGCTCTAATGAATCATGTTTTTAAGGTTGGCAATTCACGCGGTATAAAACGTTATTTTTCTGAAGTCAGTATCACTGCTCGTCCATTTTACGAACACTTCGGTTTTAAAGTAGTTCAAGCCCAAGAAATGGAAGTCCGCGGTCAAAAACTAAGAAATTTTGTAATGGAAAAATACAGCTAA
- a CDS encoding GNAT family N-acetyltransferase, whose protein sequence is MQYIEVKSSEIPLDLLLEADPSEASIASYLPGSWCFAAFDNGRVFAACIVKAQTNSLAEIFNVSVSPELQGQGIGTKLLKLVLSQLPSKGINRVELGTGTFGYQLTYYQRLGFRVDSIIKDHFLLNYPEPIYENGIQHKDMLRLYVNI, encoded by the coding sequence ATGCAATATATCGAAGTCAAAAGTAGCGAAATTCCACTAGATTTATTGCTTGAAGCTGATCCTTCTGAAGCTAGTATCGCTTCGTATTTACCTGGTTCATGGTGTTTTGCTGCATTTGACAACGGACGAGTTTTTGCTGCTTGTATAGTTAAAGCGCAGACCAACAGCCTTGCTGAGATATTTAATGTATCGGTATCTCCAGAGCTGCAAGGTCAGGGTATTGGTACTAAGTTACTAAAGCTTGTTCTATCTCAGCTACCAAGTAAAGGAATCAATCGTGTCGAGCTTGGTACGGGTACATTTGGTTATCAACTGACTTATTATCAGCGTTTAGGTTTTCGAGTAGACTCAATCATCAAAGATCATTTTTTGCTAAACTATCCGGAGCCAATCTATGAAAATGGTATTCAACACAAAGACATGCTGAGATTGTACGTAAATATTTAG
- a CDS encoding type VI secretion system amidase effector protein Tae4 has protein sequence MKLPTWEKLRANYPALPANVVFEKIGGKVGLNYELGIFSNACAIRVSKALNGSGVEHKIPRYNAIGPEGKMSLQVSSGQNKFWYIFRVKILIKYLSEKYFSPEELTPEEHLEKIKGRKGIIVYQVDGWSDATGHADLWDGNKCVYQGYASVTHKVLFWECT, from the coding sequence ATGAAGTTGCCAACATGGGAAAAACTTCGTGCCAATTACCCTGCGTTACCAGCTAATGTGGTTTTTGAAAAAATTGGTGGTAAAGTAGGTTTGAACTACGAACTAGGTATATTTTCAAACGCTTGTGCTATTAGAGTTTCCAAAGCTCTTAATGGTAGCGGTGTAGAACACAAAATTCCTCGTTACAACGCGATTGGGCCGGAAGGAAAAATGAGTCTTCAAGTCTCTTCGGGACAAAATAAATTTTGGTATATTTTTCGAGTCAAAATTCTTATCAAATACCTATCAGAAAAATACTTTAGCCCTGAAGAGCTAACTCCCGAAGAGCACCTAGAGAAAATTAAAGGGCGTAAGGGCATTATTGTCTATCAAGTTGACGGATGGAGTGATGCGACAGGGCATGCTGACCTATGGGATGGGAATAAATGTGTATACCAAGGGTATGCATCAGTCACTCACAAAGTTCTGTTCTGGGAGTGCACATGA
- a CDS encoding nucleotidyltransferase domain-containing protein, protein MSLEELNLENLPLQNELVRSACSAFISEDNVVAAVLLGSLAAGKGDRVSDADILILTQNEFHKSTQECFLAFERGKEIFYRNQGFHNENAYFTKYIFTDLTSTEIHCLDLSEPFDISRPFKVLFDKAGAVESRLTDAPAPKHEDFPAYTNGDQGLIWELLECIKWLSRGKNELAKSYLKKLADKL, encoded by the coding sequence GTGAGTTTAGAAGAACTTAATCTTGAAAATCTTCCCCTTCAAAATGAACTGGTTAGATCTGCTTGTTCTGCGTTTATTTCCGAAGACAATGTGGTTGCCGCAGTGTTATTAGGCTCATTGGCTGCAGGTAAGGGTGACCGAGTATCTGACGCTGACATTTTGATTCTTACCCAAAATGAATTTCATAAGTCCACACAAGAGTGCTTCTTGGCTTTTGAGCGTGGTAAAGAAATTTTCTATCGTAATCAAGGCTTTCATAACGAGAATGCTTACTTTACAAAGTACATTTTTACGGATTTAACCAGCACAGAGATTCATTGCCTAGATCTAAGCGAACCTTTTGATATCTCTAGACCTTTCAAAGTGCTATTTGATAAAGCAGGTGCGGTGGAGTCACGATTAACCGATGCTCCAGCGCCAAAGCATGAAGACTTTCCTGCATATACAAATGGTGACCAAGGCTTAATCTGGGAACTTTTGGAGTGTATAAAGTGGTTAAGCCGGGGTAAAAATGAACTAGCCAAATCTTACCTTAAGAAGTTGGCGGATAAGCTGTAA
- a CDS encoding VOC family protein: MSKTVQQQIGNIALVVENYDDAIEFYTQKLQFTLVEDTDLGGGKRWVQVSPPNSSGTNLLLAQASTPEQMQAVGNQTGGRVFLFLQTNDFWRDYELMKTNGIVFNEEPRVEEYGTVVVFQDLYGNKWDLLQLNRATK; encoded by the coding sequence ATGTCTAAAACTGTTCAGCAGCAAATTGGAAACATCGCTCTAGTCGTTGAAAATTACGACGATGCTATTGAGTTCTATACTCAAAAACTTCAATTCACATTGGTTGAAGATACTGACTTAGGTGGTGGTAAACGCTGGGTTCAAGTTTCTCCTCCAAATTCCAGTGGTACGAACCTGCTTTTGGCTCAAGCGAGTACACCAGAACAAATGCAAGCAGTAGGGAATCAAACGGGTGGTCGTGTGTTCTTGTTCTTACAAACTAACGATTTCTGGCGAGACTACGAATTAATGAAGACAAATGGCATTGTATTTAATGAAGAGCCACGAGTTGAAGAATACGGGACAGTGGTGGTATTCCAAGATCTCTATGGTAACAAATGGGATTTACTGCAACTGAACAGAGCAACCAAGTAG
- a CDS encoding RidA family protein produces MKTSIVPEEFRHYFDDWHFSPVIETDGTVYLSGVTAARKDKQISTNPEEQFHDAFYKLGVYLNAVGLTYDDILEMTTFHIDLKKHIDVFSKVKDEYVKKPYPAWSAIGVSEFIPENALVEMRIVAKR; encoded by the coding sequence ATGAAAACATCGATAGTACCAGAAGAATTTAGGCATTACTTTGATGATTGGCATTTTTCGCCAGTAATTGAAACTGATGGCACTGTATATTTGTCAGGCGTTACAGCTGCTCGCAAGGATAAGCAAATAAGTACGAACCCAGAAGAACAGTTCCATGATGCTTTTTACAAGCTCGGGGTTTACCTTAATGCGGTAGGGTTAACTTACGACGATATCCTCGAGATGACGACATTCCACATTGACTTAAAAAAGCACATAGATGTGTTTTCAAAAGTAAAAGATGAATATGTTAAAAAGCCTTATCCTGCTTGGTCAGCTATTGGAGTGTCAGAATTTATCCCAGAGAACGCACTTGTTGAAATGAGAATAGTGGCTAAACGTTAG
- a CDS encoding YdcF family protein — MNKNEIEGITQVVFPKHQDEFQHAEVLVVLGSYKATQYKMPTAVQLYKEKKVSKLLLSGGNLAIDRKPEFESMREYALTNGVSESDIILEPHAKNTVENAQFSAEIIVESEVAKKSVAILTTAFHIKRAKHLFKNVLPQSLELYGCFVNDRSSRRDNWWLTESAVSRVMHSHEVIKSLGVKPYA; from the coding sequence TTGAATAAAAACGAAATCGAGGGTATTACGCAGGTGGTTTTTCCGAAACACCAAGATGAGTTCCAACATGCAGAAGTACTTGTTGTTCTTGGTAGTTACAAAGCAACCCAATACAAGATGCCAACTGCTGTACAACTGTACAAAGAGAAAAAAGTTTCCAAGCTTCTGTTGTCAGGTGGCAACTTGGCAATAGATCGAAAGCCCGAATTTGAGTCGATGAGAGAGTATGCTTTGACTAATGGTGTTTCAGAATCGGATATTATCTTAGAGCCACATGCAAAAAATACAGTAGAGAATGCACAATTTTCCGCAGAGATTATCGTAGAAAGTGAAGTCGCGAAAAAATCAGTGGCAATACTGACAACGGCTTTCCACATAAAACGGGCAAAGCACCTATTTAAAAACGTCTTACCGCAAAGCTTGGAACTTTATGGTTGCTTTGTAAACGATAGAAGCTCTCGCAGGGATAATTGGTGGCTGACAGAGAGCGCGGTCTCACGTGTAATGCACAGTCATGAAGTAATAAAGAGTTTAGGCGTTAAACCATACGCATAA
- a CDS encoding pentapeptide repeat-containing protein: MRAKIYLERTFRKKNYSKLISISACLKKTNFRASKAILACFTGANLEGADFTGAKLDKANFSGANLTNAVFKSAKLAGANFDDAILDGAVFDGSNYKQARGIKF, encoded by the coding sequence TTGCGTGCCAAGATTTATCTGGAAAGGACTTTCAGAAAAAAGAATTATTCCAAGCTAATTTCAATAAGTGCTTGCTTAAAAAAAACTAACTTTAGAGCCAGTAAAGCGATACTTGCTTGTTTTACTGGGGCTAATTTGGAGGGGGCCGATTTTACTGGAGCAAAACTCGATAAGGCAAACTTCTCTGGTGCAAATTTAACTAATGCTGTTTTCAAGTCAGCTAAATTAGCAGGTGCAAACTTCGACGATGCTATTCTTGATGGGGCGGTTTTTGATGGGTCAAATTATAAACAAGCCCGTGGAATAAAATTCTAA
- a CDS encoding GNAT family N-acetyltransferase — protein sequence MELQQINKTQLQQLIAEATDIEIEFCSGSIPPIHVLNRSVQYAQSTMAQIWSLPYMILYKDHVVGFCGFKDEPKAGEVEIGYNVAPQQQGRGMAKFAVNQLCDLAFNSGLAESVVALISSANVASLSVVKANNFVFAGIVVDGDNEELEKWVLNKAFCAQQSV from the coding sequence ATGGAACTACAGCAGATAAATAAAACACAACTTCAGCAATTGATCGCTGAGGCAACCGATATAGAAATTGAGTTTTGTAGTGGCTCTATTCCGCCAATACATGTACTCAATCGTTCGGTTCAATACGCTCAAAGCACCATGGCTCAAATATGGTCATTACCTTATATGATTCTGTACAAGGATCATGTTGTTGGTTTTTGTGGTTTTAAAGATGAGCCTAAAGCCGGTGAGGTGGAGATTGGATACAATGTTGCACCTCAACAACAAGGTCGAGGGATGGCAAAGTTCGCGGTTAACCAACTTTGTGACTTAGCATTCAATTCTGGTTTGGCTGAAAGTGTAGTTGCTTTGATTTCATCAGCAAATGTAGCTTCTCTCTCAGTTGTAAAAGCTAACAATTTCGTTTTTGCTGGTATCGTCGTTGATGGTGATAACGAAGAGTTGGAAAAGTGGGTGCTAAATAAAGCATTCTGCGCCCAACAAAGCGTTTAA
- a CDS encoding DUF2867 domain-containing protein, with translation MSIPKHSELFDYAEGAYFADSFSREIPNNNQTALDVYLEIAKQTPAWVSFLMATRNRIVSMLGLKHLGRLQDAMSAGNVANISVGERIGIFTLHSNSDTEIVLEDSDKHLDVRVSFLLDVVGDKITVHATTVVHVHNMFGKVYMFFVAPVHKLIVPSSLKTLAQA, from the coding sequence ATGTCAATTCCAAAACATTCTGAGTTGTTTGATTATGCCGAAGGGGCTTATTTCGCTGATAGCTTTTCACGCGAAATCCCTAACAATAACCAAACCGCGCTCGATGTCTATCTTGAAATCGCGAAACAAACGCCAGCGTGGGTTTCATTCTTAATGGCAACGAGAAATCGCATCGTATCAATGCTTGGTTTAAAGCACTTAGGTCGACTTCAGGATGCTATGTCAGCGGGAAATGTAGCAAACATTAGCGTTGGTGAGAGAATCGGTATTTTCACGTTACACAGCAATAGTGATACTGAAATTGTCTTAGAGGACAGTGACAAACATCTTGATGTAAGAGTGTCGTTTTTACTGGACGTAGTTGGCGATAAAATCACAGTACACGCCACTACGGTGGTGCATGTACATAACATGTTTGGCAAAGTGTACATGTTTTTTGTTGCTCCAGTTCACAAGCTCATCGTCCCTAGTTCTTTGAAAACGTTGGCACAGGCATAA